Proteins from one Dysgonomonas sp. HDW5A genomic window:
- a CDS encoding sulfide/dihydroorotate dehydrogenase-like FAD/NAD-binding protein, with protein sequence MNRIVRKEYFSPKVVEFVVEAPLIARSRKAGHFVIVKVGDKGERIPLTIAKSDTEKGTISLVIQNVGASSEKICNLEAGDYITDLVGPLGRATHIENFGTVVCAGGGVGIAPMLPIIEAMKKAGNRVISVLAARTKDLVILEEQVAEYSDEVIVMTDDGSYGQKGLVTNGVESVINREKVDMCVTIGPAIMMKFVSLLTEKYNVPTMASLNTIMVDGTGMCGACRISVDGKTRFVCVDGPEFDAHKVDFDEMLMRLKAYN encoded by the coding sequence ATGAATAGAATCGTACGTAAAGAATACTTCTCGCCTAAGGTGGTAGAGTTCGTAGTAGAGGCTCCACTTATAGCACGCAGCCGCAAAGCCGGACACTTTGTTATTGTTAAGGTTGGCGACAAAGGTGAACGTATTCCACTAACCATCGCTAAATCGGATACCGAAAAAGGAACTATTTCGCTCGTCATTCAAAATGTAGGAGCATCAAGTGAAAAAATCTGCAACCTCGAAGCAGGAGATTATATTACCGATCTTGTAGGACCACTGGGTAGAGCTACTCACATCGAGAACTTTGGAACAGTAGTTTGTGCCGGAGGAGGTGTAGGTATTGCACCCATGTTACCCATTATCGAAGCTATGAAAAAAGCCGGCAACCGTGTAATATCAGTACTTGCTGCACGTACTAAAGATTTGGTTATTCTCGAAGAACAGGTAGCCGAATATTCGGACGAAGTAATAGTTATGACTGACGATGGTTCGTACGGACAAAAAGGATTAGTTACTAATGGTGTAGAATCGGTTATCAACCGCGAAAAGGTAGACATGTGTGTTACCATAGGACCTGCCATTATGATGAAATTTGTATCGCTTCTTACCGAAAAGTACAATGTTCCGACAATGGCTTCACTGAATACCATAATGGTAGACGGAACAGGTATGTGTGGTGCATGTCGTATATCGGTAGATGGAAAAACACGTTTTGTATGTGTTGACGGACCTGAATTTGATGCGCACAAAGTTGATTTCGACGAAATGTTGATGCGACTAAAAGCCTATAATTAA
- a CDS encoding DUF3667 domain-containing protein — MSKRTTRENRTCENCGRFVAESFCPRCGQENTEVRQSFIHLFKHFISDLLHYDSSFWSTIKLLLFSPATLSKAYITGKRKSYVDPIKLYIFISFIAFFIPGILPEKSDKKQYITVNIGNIDLSVKDVNKVTGLQTEYPVHTLAQLDSLDQIKNIPIREYYKTKLALKASESKDSDKQKRINEFILHNLPKVLFIYMPIFAFWLWLFHNKKKFIYFDSGIFTLHYFSFLLLVITILNICETAFEWIHLPNMVSMIVTAAIFVYAILYFFRAHRLFYDEKRYIANIKGAVIILIDIVLILITFIIFTLLAIFIA, encoded by the coding sequence ATGAGTAAACGTACAACCAGAGAGAATAGAACTTGTGAGAATTGCGGAAGATTTGTTGCCGAGAGCTTTTGTCCTCGTTGCGGACAAGAAAATACTGAAGTTCGCCAGTCATTCATTCATCTGTTTAAACATTTTATCTCAGACTTATTGCACTACGACAGCTCATTCTGGTCTACCATCAAACTATTGCTGTTTTCACCTGCCACATTATCGAAAGCATATATTACGGGAAAACGCAAATCGTATGTCGATCCTATAAAACTGTATATATTTATAAGCTTCATCGCATTTTTCATTCCCGGTATTTTACCGGAAAAATCGGATAAAAAGCAATATATAACTGTAAACATCGGAAACATAGATCTTTCGGTTAAAGATGTTAATAAAGTCACCGGGTTACAAACTGAATATCCCGTACACACTCTTGCGCAATTAGATTCTTTAGATCAAATTAAAAATATACCAATCCGTGAATATTATAAAACAAAGTTGGCTTTAAAAGCTTCTGAGAGTAAAGACAGCGATAAACAAAAAAGAATCAATGAATTTATTTTGCACAACCTTCCCAAAGTGTTATTTATTTACATGCCTATCTTTGCTTTTTGGTTGTGGTTGTTTCATAACAAAAAGAAGTTTATATACTTCGACAGCGGTATCTTTACCTTGCATTATTTCTCGTTTCTTCTTTTAGTAATAACCATTCTCAATATATGTGAGACAGCTTTCGAATGGATACATTTACCTAACATGGTCTCAATGATTGTAACTGCTGCGATCTTCGTCTATGCCATTCTTTATTTTTTCAGGGCACATCGCCTATTTTACGATGAAAAACGATACATCGCGAATATAAAAGGAGCCGTAATCATTTTAATCGATATTGTTTTAATTTTGATAACATTCATCATTTTCACTCTTTTAGCTATATTCATTGCTTGA
- a CDS encoding amino acid permease, producing MFERLFKKKDIAAILREAEGKNDGLRRSLSAANLVTLGIGAIVGTGIFVITGTAAANYAGPALTISFLLSALCCVLAGLCYAEFAAMIPVAGSVYSYSYTTMGEVLAWFIGWILILEYLFACSSVAVGWSGYMMSLCEGWGIHIPWHLSYATFDHTSEGWIMTGSFFNFPAVFIIAIITVFLLGGIKQSAFINNIIVVIKVSVILLFIGFGLSHIDVTNWSPYIPENTGEFGSFGWSGILRGAGVVFYAYLGFDALSTAAQEAKNPQKDMPKGILISLLVCAILYVCVTAVLTGIVNYKELDVAAPIALAIDRTGQSLAWLSPFVKLGAIAGLTSVILVMMLAQSRIYYIISKDGLLPRFFSKINPKHGIPQNSTIFASLITGLFAGLFPLNVLSELVSIGTLMAFMVVCISIVVLRKTQPNLKRPFKTPFVPFVPLLGAAICLLQMVALPLSTWVRLIIWSVIGFVIYFCYGIKHSKLNKNDIKE from the coding sequence ATGTTTGAGCGTTTATTCAAGAAAAAAGACATTGCGGCTATACTACGTGAGGCAGAGGGAAAAAACGATGGTCTGAGAAGAAGTTTGTCGGCAGCCAACCTTGTAACACTGGGCATTGGAGCAATAGTCGGTACAGGTATATTTGTTATTACGGGAACAGCTGCAGCTAATTATGCAGGTCCGGCTTTAACCATTTCGTTTCTTCTCTCGGCACTTTGCTGTGTATTGGCAGGATTGTGTTATGCCGAATTTGCAGCAATGATTCCTGTTGCCGGAAGTGTATATTCGTATAGCTATACAACAATGGGCGAGGTTTTAGCTTGGTTCATCGGTTGGATTCTTATTCTTGAATACTTGTTTGCCTGCTCGAGTGTTGCCGTTGGTTGGTCGGGATATATGATGAGCCTCTGCGAAGGGTGGGGGATACATATACCGTGGCACTTGTCCTATGCTACTTTCGATCATACTTCCGAAGGGTGGATAATGACAGGTAGTTTCTTTAATTTTCCGGCAGTATTTATTATAGCCATAATAACCGTCTTTTTATTGGGAGGTATCAAACAATCGGCATTTATAAACAATATAATTGTTGTGATTAAAGTAAGTGTAATTCTTCTCTTTATCGGATTTGGCCTTTCTCATATCGATGTTACTAACTGGAGTCCTTATATTCCCGAAAATACAGGTGAATTTGGAAGCTTTGGCTGGAGTGGGATTTTGCGTGGAGCCGGTGTGGTCTTTTATGCTTATCTGGGTTTCGATGCTCTGTCAACAGCAGCTCAGGAAGCTAAAAATCCGCAGAAAGATATGCCCAAAGGTATACTTATCTCGTTGCTTGTGTGTGCTATATTGTATGTTTGCGTAACTGCGGTTTTGACCGGTATTGTTAATTATAAAGAGCTGGATGTTGCTGCACCTATTGCATTGGCTATTGACCGTACAGGTCAAAGTTTAGCATGGTTGAGTCCATTTGTAAAACTGGGAGCTATTGCCGGACTAACATCCGTAATTCTGGTGATGATGTTGGCTCAGTCTCGTATCTATTATATAATATCAAAAGACGGGTTGCTTCCCCGATTTTTCTCGAAGATAAATCCTAAACACGGTATACCCCAAAACTCAACTATTTTTGCCAGTCTCATTACAGGACTGTTTGCAGGTTTGTTTCCCTTGAATGTGTTGAGTGAATTGGTATCGATAGGTACACTTATGGCATTTATGGTGGTATGTATCTCTATCGTTGTACTGAGAAAGACTCAACCCAATTTGAAACGTCCATTCAAAACACCTTTTGTGCCCTTTGTTCCGCTTTTAGGTGCTGCAATATGTTTGCTGCAAATGGTTGCTTTGCCCTTAAGCACATGGGTGAGATTGATAATTTGGAGTGTGATAGGCTTTGTTATCTATTTCTGTTATGGTATTAAGCATAGTAAGCTGAATAAAAATGACATAAAGGAATAA
- a CDS encoding Bor family protein codes for MTPKFKFLLIGIFIAVSFSSCYTTKVSVGNVSPDQPMTKVNSVWNHHLIAGLIPLNNAKMRADKYVGDRDRYMIETNQSFLNLLVNCVTLGIYSPTTTSYYVPLDGYDYDNSEYKGPKVTYERTVNDDVYGPRPQKRTVQNENPIDKRAVIADEIEERVIAPITGKQSAESAPAKVEQKQLKDGYKAIIYFKDGARMDGVITNQSTDDKIQIKLPSGLIIESKASDIEKIERK; via the coding sequence ATGACTCCAAAATTTAAGTTTTTATTAATCGGTATTTTTATTGCCGTTTCATTTTCTTCATGTTATACAACTAAGGTGTCAGTAGGAAATGTATCTCCCGATCAACCTATGACCAAAGTTAATTCAGTTTGGAATCACCATTTGATAGCAGGACTTATTCCTCTGAATAATGCAAAGATGCGAGCCGATAAATATGTAGGAGATCGTGATAGATATATGATCGAAACGAATCAGTCTTTTCTTAACCTGTTAGTTAATTGCGTTACGCTTGGGATATATTCGCCTACAACTACCTCTTATTATGTTCCTTTGGATGGTTATGACTATGACAATTCGGAATACAAAGGCCCTAAAGTTACTTATGAACGCACTGTAAATGATGATGTATACGGTCCTAGACCTCAGAAACGTACGGTTCAGAATGAGAACCCTATAGATAAAAGAGCAGTAATTGCAGACGAAATCGAAGAGCGAGTGATTGCACCAATAACAGGCAAGCAATCTGCAGAATCAGCTCCTGCAAAAGTTGAGCAAAAACAACTGAAAGATGGCTATAAAGCTATTATTTATTTTAAGGATGGTGCAAGAATGGATGGTGTAATTACTAACCAAAGCACTGACGATAAGATTCAAATAAAGTTGCCTAGCGGATTGATAATTGAAAGCAAAGCAAGTGATATAGAAAAAATAGAGAGAAAGTAA
- the hemN gene encoding oxygen-independent coproporphyrinogen III oxidase, protein MKQELLDKYSVAVPRYTSYPPANFFTDGFSVNDYRTAIEESNTQQPEHISFYIHIPFCYKMCHYCGCNALLLENKTVVASYMDALKREIEMVLPLLDHNRKISQIHYGGGSPTSQPVSMLKEINEMLLEGFETIDRPEIAIECHPGYLDESYWNDLIDAGFNRISLGIQDFNIDVLKASNRKPSRMPVADIVQLLKSKGVAVNMDFIYGLPLQTAESFADTIKQAIEIHPDRLVTFSYAHVPWVNPAMMNLEKLGLPTPQDKNKIYETAKHLLNDAGYKTVGLDHFVQPNDELYIAQKTKALHRNFQGYCTRRTTGQVYAFGVTGISQLTSAYSQNTKDLKTYIEQVNNGELPVLKGYRLNSDEQITREVITSLMCNYEIIWTDLASLLNRSVDEIKGALNYNEDNLKAFAEDGIIEFTSDYIRILPDATPFVRNIAASLDKLMMNTDKRFSKVG, encoded by the coding sequence ATGAAACAAGAATTATTAGATAAATACAGTGTTGCTGTACCTCGCTATACGAGTTATCCACCTGCGAATTTCTTTACCGACGGCTTTTCAGTCAACGATTACAGAACAGCCATAGAGGAATCGAACACGCAGCAACCCGAACATATATCGTTTTACATTCACATTCCGTTTTGCTACAAGATGTGCCACTATTGCGGATGCAATGCCCTATTATTGGAAAACAAGACAGTAGTAGCTTCGTATATGGATGCCTTGAAACGTGAGATAGAAATGGTTCTGCCCCTACTCGATCACAACCGCAAAATATCGCAAATACATTACGGAGGCGGAAGTCCGACCTCTCAACCGGTGTCGATGCTTAAGGAAATAAACGAAATGCTGCTCGAAGGTTTCGAAACGATAGACCGACCCGAAATAGCCATCGAATGTCATCCCGGATACTTGGATGAATCGTATTGGAACGATTTGATTGATGCAGGATTTAACCGTATCAGCTTGGGAATACAAGATTTCAATATCGATGTATTGAAAGCATCTAACCGCAAGCCATCACGAATGCCTGTTGCTGACATTGTTCAATTACTCAAATCGAAAGGTGTAGCCGTAAATATGGATTTTATCTACGGATTGCCACTGCAAACAGCCGAATCGTTTGCCGATACCATCAAGCAAGCAATAGAAATACATCCTGATAGATTAGTTACCTTTTCGTATGCTCACGTGCCTTGGGTAAACCCGGCAATGATGAATCTCGAAAAGCTTGGTTTGCCTACTCCGCAGGATAAAAACAAAATATACGAAACAGCCAAGCATCTACTGAACGATGCAGGGTATAAAACCGTTGGTCTCGATCATTTTGTACAGCCTAATGACGAACTATACATTGCCCAGAAAACGAAAGCTTTACATCGTAATTTTCAAGGATATTGTACTCGCCGTACCACAGGGCAGGTGTATGCATTCGGTGTAACAGGCATCAGCCAATTAACTTCGGCATACAGCCAGAATACCAAAGACCTGAAAACCTATATTGAACAAGTGAATAATGGAGAACTTCCCGTTCTGAAAGGTTACAGATTGAACAGCGATGAACAGATTACACGTGAGGTAATCACCTCATTGATGTGTAATTACGAAATAATCTGGACGGATCTGGCTTCACTTTTAAACAGATCGGTTGACGAGATAAAAGGTGCACTCAATTACAACGAAGATAATTTGAAGGCTTTTGCAGAGGATGGAATTATAGAGTTTACATCCGATTATATCCGCATTCTACCCGACGCTACACCCTTTGTTCGTAATATTGCGGCATCATTAGATAAACTGATGATGAATACAGATAAACGTTTCTCGAAAGTGGGGTAA
- a CDS encoding MFS transporter, producing MDINKNLQNGGKLFTFLSLYIAQTIPMSFFSTILPVLMRQQDYSLETIGMLQFLKLPWVLKFLWSPAIDRSCHTLNDYKRWIFSSELIYAVIILAISFLDLETNIYTIIILIVFAFTASATQDIATDALAVLSFSKKDKSLVNSMQSVGSFAGAMIGGGVLLLLYHKLGWNQLLPYLAIFVVVALIPLMLFKKKQVEEPQERKKYAPPHPDDLLGFFKQKGIWKQILFLFLYYAGLIGTLAMLKPMLVDYGYSMKQIGVMSGVIGTSIGCVGSLTGGFIVRKIGCYIPRIVFAVFILATTVYFYLLVTHLAVNTATLHLGITLLWGSYGMATIVVYTTSMYCVREGYEGTDFTLQTVITHLSGMLMAAGAGKIAGMYGYANLFLFESCIAVTSLLYILATFKKEKKDETRIIR from the coding sequence ATGGATATAAATAAGAACCTGCAAAATGGAGGTAAACTGTTCACGTTTCTGAGCCTATACATTGCTCAGACTATTCCCATGAGCTTTTTCTCTACCATTCTGCCTGTATTGATGCGTCAGCAGGATTATTCGCTCGAAACCATCGGTATGCTTCAGTTTCTGAAACTGCCGTGGGTGCTGAAGTTTCTCTGGTCACCTGCTATTGATAGAAGCTGTCATACCTTAAACGATTACAAGCGATGGATATTTTCATCCGAATTGATTTATGCAGTTATCATTCTGGCGATTTCATTTCTCGATCTCGAAACCAATATATACACCATTATCATACTCATTGTATTTGCCTTTACTGCTTCTGCCACTCAGGATATTGCTACCGATGCCCTTGCCGTACTATCATTCAGCAAGAAAGACAAAAGTCTGGTAAACAGTATGCAATCGGTAGGAAGTTTTGCAGGAGCAATGATCGGAGGAGGTGTATTGCTGCTTCTTTATCATAAACTGGGATGGAATCAGTTACTCCCCTATCTGGCAATATTTGTGGTCGTAGCACTTATTCCTCTAATGCTTTTCAAGAAAAAACAGGTAGAAGAACCTCAGGAACGAAAAAAATATGCTCCACCTCACCCCGATGACCTTTTGGGATTTTTCAAGCAAAAAGGTATCTGGAAACAAATCCTCTTCCTCTTTCTATATTATGCTGGATTGATCGGTACATTGGCTATGCTAAAACCCATGCTGGTCGATTATGGTTACAGCATGAAGCAGATTGGCGTAATGTCGGGAGTTATCGGAACATCCATCGGTTGTGTCGGGTCATTAACAGGAGGTTTTATTGTCCGCAAAATAGGATGCTACATTCCACGTATTGTTTTTGCCGTATTTATACTGGCAACTACCGTATATTTCTATCTGCTGGTGACACACCTTGCTGTAAATACCGCCACCCTGCATTTGGGAATCACCCTCCTATGGGGTAGTTACGGTATGGCAACCATTGTAGTATACACCACATCGATGTATTGTGTACGAGAGGGTTACGAAGGAACCGACTTTACTCTGCAAACCGTTATCACCCATCTTAGTGGTATGTTGATGGCAGCAGGAGCCGGAAAAATAGCCGGGATGTATGGCTATGCCAACCTGTTTTTGTTCGAAAGTTGTATCGCCGTAACTTCATTGCTGTATATATTGGCGACATTCAAAAAAGAGAAAAAAGATGAAACAAGAATTATTAGATAA
- a CDS encoding TonB-dependent receptor: protein MSYIGDEVVIEAFKSNKNLSQLPISATLVSEQDLRERNITNIKEINAFVPNLFIPDYGSKMTSPAYIRGIGSRINAPSVGLYVDGVPYFDRSTFDIDMNDIERVEILRGPQGTIYGRNTMGGIINVYTKSPYKYKETNLHLGTGNYDRYELAASHYGNINNTLGYSLVGSVLHTGGYFTNQYTGKKADPMDAATGRMRLSWKIMPQLYMHLTSAYEYSDQGGYPYGIYNPDNNTVKDVNYNEPSSFRRNMSTNGLNVEYTTDKFKLGSMTSFQFYDGKQLIDQDFTAEDLYFVKFYQLQRMYSEEINIKSITKSNYQWQFGAFGFYQDYSTNYNIDYRTTGMQTLQNANTPTKGAAFYHQSIFNNLLTKGLSLTLGLRYDWEEARMHTIINNHMPDNTVKQTLDAREKDSYSQWTPKAALQYSFENDNIVYFSATKGFKSGGFNTTAVNEADRPFKSESSWSYELGSKANFFDKFLQTEVSLFYINWKDQQLSQLQTQGYYIRNAGKSVSKGFEATAQINALDNLNFQLTYGYTHATFKEYIYNVKDKIDYSGNFLPMVPRNTFSVAANYSINVKTDFLQKIILNTQYTGLGTIYWNDTNTASQPFYGIVNARTSFLMNKVSLDLWAKNIGGKDYVSYYFTSMGSTFAQAGKPFTFGVDLRLKF from the coding sequence ATGTCGTACATAGGAGATGAGGTGGTTATTGAAGCATTCAAAAGCAACAAGAACCTGTCTCAGCTACCCATATCAGCAACCTTGGTTTCGGAACAAGATCTCAGAGAACGAAATATTACCAATATTAAAGAGATTAATGCTTTTGTCCCCAACCTTTTTATCCCCGATTACGGATCGAAAATGACTTCACCCGCATACATAAGAGGTATTGGCTCTCGTATCAACGCACCTTCGGTGGGTTTGTATGTGGACGGCGTGCCTTATTTTGACCGATCGACATTCGATATCGATATGAATGATATCGAGCGTGTTGAAATACTTAGAGGTCCTCAGGGAACTATATATGGTAGAAATACAATGGGAGGTATTATCAATGTATATACCAAATCGCCATACAAATACAAAGAAACCAACCTGCATCTGGGTACAGGTAACTACGACAGATACGAATTAGCTGCATCGCACTATGGCAATATAAACAACACCTTGGGATATTCTCTTGTAGGAAGCGTATTACACACAGGTGGTTATTTTACCAACCAATATACAGGCAAAAAAGCAGATCCGATGGATGCTGCCACCGGCCGTATGCGATTGAGTTGGAAAATTATGCCGCAATTATATATGCATTTAACTTCGGCTTACGAATATTCGGATCAGGGAGGATATCCATACGGAATCTACAATCCGGATAATAATACAGTAAAAGATGTAAATTATAACGAGCCATCGTCGTTTCGCCGTAATATGTCGACCAATGGTTTGAATGTTGAATATACGACCGATAAGTTTAAACTAGGTTCAATGACTTCGTTTCAATTTTATGACGGAAAACAACTTATCGATCAAGACTTTACTGCTGAAGATTTATATTTCGTGAAATTTTATCAGCTTCAACGGATGTATTCTGAGGAAATTAACATCAAATCAATAACAAAAAGCAATTATCAATGGCAGTTCGGTGCATTTGGTTTTTATCAGGATTACAGCACTAATTACAATATAGACTACCGTACTACAGGTATGCAAACCCTACAAAATGCAAATACACCAACCAAAGGTGCTGCATTTTACCATCAGTCTATATTCAATAATCTGTTGACCAAAGGACTTTCTCTTACATTAGGTTTACGTTACGATTGGGAAGAGGCACGCATGCATACCATTATCAATAATCACATGCCGGATAATACAGTTAAACAAACATTGGATGCTAGAGAGAAAGATAGTTATTCGCAATGGACTCCTAAGGCTGCGCTTCAATACTCTTTCGAGAATGATAATATAGTATATTTTTCGGCAACCAAAGGTTTCAAATCAGGTGGATTTAATACCACTGCAGTGAATGAGGCTGACCGACCTTTTAAATCGGAAAGCAGCTGGAGCTACGAATTGGGATCGAAAGCCAACTTCTTCGATAAGTTTCTTCAAACGGAAGTCAGCTTATTTTACATCAATTGGAAAGATCAGCAACTGTCGCAACTACAAACTCAAGGTTATTATATACGTAATGCAGGAAAATCGGTCAGCAAAGGGTTTGAAGCAACAGCTCAAATTAATGCCCTCGACAATCTGAACTTTCAATTGACTTACGGATATACACATGCTACTTTTAAGGAATACATATATAACGTCAAAGACAAAATAGATTATTCGGGCAATTTCTTGCCGATGGTTCCCCGTAATACTTTTTCGGTGGCAGCCAATTACAGTATCAATGTAAAAACCGATTTTCTACAAAAGATAATACTCAACACTCAGTATACAGGTTTGGGTACAATCTACTGGAATGATACCAATACTGCCTCTCAGCCATTTTACGGTATAGTGAATGCCCGAACATCATTCCTGATGAATAAGGTTTCATTAGACCTTTGGGCTAAAAATATCGGAGGTAAAGACTATGTATCGTATTATTTCACATCGATGGGCAGTACATTTGCTCAGGCAGGTAAACCGTTTACCTTCGGTGTAGATTTACGATTGAAATTTTAA
- a CDS encoding BACON domain-containing protein, whose protein sequence is MKTRCFLGLLLIAFISTISSCIEKVQTVGQWNDSIKLSTRRADLSALNDSIIITTKGTWWWVNDISVNGNYLVFNPIETERENFAINGDWFSIERCDNQKLIVRVDENKSAKERNIKITLEAGDYFDYIDVNQPGQNDED, encoded by the coding sequence ATGAAAACACGATGCTTTTTGGGGTTGCTTTTGATAGCTTTTATTTCAACTATTTCTTCCTGTATCGAAAAAGTGCAAACGGTAGGACAATGGAATGATTCGATTAAGTTATCGACCCGTCGAGCTGACCTTTCGGCATTAAACGATTCTATCATCATTACCACAAAAGGTACGTGGTGGTGGGTAAATGATATTTCGGTCAATGGAAATTATCTCGTTTTTAATCCGATTGAAACCGAAAGAGAAAATTTTGCAATCAATGGCGATTGGTTCTCTATTGAGAGATGCGACAACCAAAAACTGATAGTAAGAGTCGATGAAAATAAATCGGCAAAAGAACGCAATATCAAAATCACATTAGAAGCAGGCGACTACTTTGACTATATCGATGTAAACCAACCCGGACAAAACGACGAGGATTAG
- a CDS encoding hemolysin family protein, whose translation MDIAIIVILILINGLFSMSEIAIISARKSRLSSDAKLGNAKAAAALKLANEPDKFLSTIQIGITLVGIVTGIYSGDVLAKDLAMILNKWGIAGPYVLSFSKIFIVLFVTYLTLIFGELVPKRIGLSISERIAQLVARPMYLLSLVATPFVWALSKSTSIVVKAMRLNIRESKVTEEEIKAIIQEGMRDGVVDKVEQDIVDRVFSLGDRDLESIMTHHSDIVWIDTRMSTEQIYTFLQENPFDVYPVAHKDLDNILGIVYMKDLFGKMEKDDFRMENMLRPCNYFPQNMGVYNALEQMKTNHAQYALVCDEFGSIQGIVTLTDILEALVGNIPDIHEEPDIVERTDGGWLIDGQCPFYNFLTFFDKEFLYTQNDYNTISGLILDLLQHIPKTGEKIEWKDFTFEIVDMDGARIDKVLVTHSSAEEF comes from the coding sequence ATGGATATCGCGATTATTGTTATTCTAATACTTATAAACGGATTGTTTTCGATGTCGGAAATAGCTATTATTTCAGCCCGGAAATCAAGATTAAGCAGCGATGCTAAACTGGGTAATGCTAAAGCTGCGGCAGCTTTAAAGCTGGCAAATGAACCCGACAAATTTTTATCGACGATACAAATAGGAATAACGCTTGTAGGCATAGTTACAGGTATCTATTCGGGAGATGTACTAGCCAAAGATTTGGCTATGATACTTAACAAATGGGGTATTGCAGGTCCTTATGTACTGTCTTTCTCTAAAATATTTATTGTACTGTTTGTTACCTATCTCACTCTTATTTTCGGCGAATTGGTTCCCAAAAGAATCGGATTGAGTATATCCGAAAGAATTGCCCAACTCGTAGCCCGCCCGATGTACTTGTTGTCACTTGTAGCAACACCGTTTGTATGGGCATTATCTAAAAGTACTTCGATAGTAGTGAAAGCCATGCGTCTGAATATTAGAGAAAGCAAGGTCACCGAAGAGGAGATCAAAGCCATTATACAGGAGGGTATGCGCGATGGCGTTGTTGATAAAGTGGAACAAGATATTGTAGATCGTGTTTTTTCGCTGGGAGATCGCGACCTCGAATCTATTATGACTCATCACAGCGACATTGTATGGATAGATACCAGAATGTCTACCGAACAGATATATACTTTTTTACAAGAAAATCCATTCGATGTTTATCCTGTAGCTCATAAAGACCTGGATAATATCTTGGGAATTGTATACATGAAAGACTTGTTCGGGAAAATGGAAAAAGATGATTTCAGAATGGAAAATATGCTCAGACCATGCAACTACTTCCCTCAGAACATGGGAGTATATAATGCTTTGGAGCAGATGAAAACCAACCATGCACAGTATGCTTTGGTTTGTGACGAATTTGGCAGCATACAAGGCATTGTGACTCTAACCGATATACTAGAAGCTCTTGTGGGCAATATTCCCGACATACATGAAGAACCCGATATTGTGGAACGGACCGATGGCGGCTGGCTTATAGATGGACAATGTCCGTTTTATAATTTCCTGACTTTTTTTGATAAAGAATTTCTATATACTCAGAACGATTATAATACGATAAGTGGACTTATACTCGATTTATTACAGCATATTCCAAAAACGGGTGAAAAAATAGAATGGAAAGACTTTACTTTCGAAATCGTAGATATGGATGGTGCCCGTATAGATAAGGTATTGGTTACACACAGCTCGGCAGAAGAATTCTAA